A section of the Pseudomonadota bacterium genome encodes:
- a CDS encoding zinc ABC transporter substrate-binding protein codes for MKQFLGLFVVGLLCAVPLAAQAKVNIFACEPEWAALAEEIGGDKVEAFSATHAGQNPHHIRARPSLIAKARNADLIICSGAGLEVGWLPILLQKASAEVQPGAVGHIMASEFVPILEKPLEVDRSMGDVHPEGNPHVHLNPHNILLVAAVLTKRLESIDIANADFYRSQSEDFTSRWQKAISRWEKEAVDLKGKPVVVYHKSFSYLLDWLELKQVASLEPKPGIPPTASHLEGLLQQLKAKPAKVIIRTPYEPNDAGKWLSEKTGTPAVVLPYTIDGDTESSDLYALFDRSIGLLKEAIDGK; via the coding sequence ATGAAACAATTCCTCGGATTATTTGTGGTGGGGCTGCTTTGTGCAGTTCCACTTGCTGCACAGGCGAAGGTTAATATCTTCGCCTGTGAACCTGAATGGGCTGCACTGGCAGAGGAAATCGGCGGCGACAAGGTGGAAGCCTTCTCCGCCACCCATGCCGGACAAAACCCGCATCATATCCGTGCCAGACCAAGCCTGATTGCCAAGGCACGTAATGCCGATTTGATAATCTGCTCCGGTGCAGGTTTAGAAGTCGGCTGGCTTCCTATATTACTGCAAAAAGCAAGTGCGGAAGTTCAGCCGGGGGCGGTCGGTCATATTATGGCATCGGAGTTTGTGCCGATACTGGAAAAGCCGTTAGAAGTTGATCGCAGTATGGGTGACGTGCATCCTGAGGGCAATCCGCATGTGCATCTAAATCCGCATAATATCCTGTTAGTAGCCGCTGTGCTGACTAAAAGGTTGGAATCAATTGATATAGCCAATGCTGATTTTTATCGCAGTCAGTCGGAGGATTTTACTTCTCGCTGGCAGAAGGCTATTTCTCGTTGGGAAAAAGAAGCTGTTGACCTGAAAGGAAAGCCGGTGGTAGTGTATCACAAATCGTTTAGTTACCTGCTTGATTGGTTAGAGTTAAAACAGGTAGCCTCTTTGGAGCCAAAGCCCGGTATTCCGCCTACTGCTTCGCATTTGGAGGGATTATTGCAACAACTCAAAGCAAAGCCTGCCAAAGTAATTATTCGCACGCCGTATGAGCCGAATGATGCCGGTAAATGGTTATCGGAGAAAACCGGCACACCTGCCGTTGTGCTGCCTTATACGATTGACGGAGATACTGAAAGTAGCGATTTATACGCACTGTTTGACCGCTCTATCGGTCTATTAAAAGAGGCAATAGATGGTAAGTAA
- a CDS encoding metal ABC transporter permease: protein MVSNEMISIVGPALVAGLMIALTHAPLGIEVLRRGIIFIDLAVAQIAGLGLVAASTFLHQPSTLLIQGTALLCAIIAGLFFRKVEKVIPEQQEAIIGVSFVLAASLAILILADHPHGGEEIQHLLSGQMLFVTWEDVLMHAPIYVLIIAAWFFKPSLRSGIGFYLLFALAITSSVQMVGVYVVFAGLILPALAAVKSNHPHKVAWLCGIFAVVAGIITAMISDIPAGPLIVVSYVLTAVSFVIGRRLTRV from the coding sequence ATGGTAAGTAATGAAATGATAAGCATTGTGGGGCCGGCATTAGTAGCCGGTCTTATGATTGCTTTAACCCACGCACCGCTCGGCATAGAAGTTCTAAGGCGTGGCATTATATTCATTGACCTTGCAGTTGCCCAGATTGCAGGGCTTGGACTGGTGGCGGCATCAACCTTTCTACACCAACCGTCAACATTGCTGATACAAGGGACGGCACTTTTATGTGCTATTATAGCAGGACTGTTTTTCCGCAAAGTAGAAAAGGTTATACCCGAACAGCAAGAGGCAATTATAGGCGTAAGTTTCGTGCTGGCAGCATCACTGGCTATTTTAATTCTGGCAGATCATCCGCATGGCGGTGAAGAAATCCAACACCTATTATCCGGGCAAATGCTGTTTGTTACATGGGAAGATGTTTTAATGCACGCACCGATCTACGTTCTGATTATTGCGGCATGGTTTTTTAAACCGTCCTTACGCAGCGGCATCGGTTTTTATCTGCTGTTTGCACTAGCCATAACCTCATCGGTACAGATGGTCGGAGTGTATGTAGTATTTGCCGGCTTGATTCTTCCTGCATTGGCAGCAGTAAAGTCCAATCACCCGCATAAGGTAGCATGGCTGTGCGGTATATTTGCCGTAGTAGCCGGAATTATTACAGCCATGATTTCAGACATTCCCGCAGGGCCGTTAATTGTGGTGAGTTACGTTTTAACTGCCGTCAGTTTTGTAATCGGAAGAAGATTAACTCGTGTATAG
- a CDS encoding HAD family hydrolase, with protein sequence MNKKQVSVVITDLDNTLYNWFDIWYYPFNAMLNKIEKISGISKENLLPEIKEIHQKYGTAEYAFLIQEIPSLKRLHPNEELVKVYDEAIHAFNSERKKHLKLYDGVKETLEFFKLKGCLVVAYTESMAYYTNYRLRKLKLDGIIDILYSSQDHRLHIEKEEIRKYSPEEYKFKHTKHRFTPVDEVKPNPELLKDIIKDIDANLDECVYIGDSLFKDIVMAQHACITDVHAKYGVSHKKKEYELLKKVTHWTDEDVQKERELKVKDVEPSISLNSFDEIKKFFEFIPFQKNINNNINQNIVDIWKQTIDVQKHFNDIALKIRSLAISILGISIGAYGIKVGSEGIDSSIISHISSALSCAWIAFFIMDRLHYHPLLIGAVKQAESIENKYFHILPELALTKSISNESPSTFLGFKIRSAQKLNTFYLIGLIIIAAPWLKELLIEVISKFQ encoded by the coding sequence ATGAACAAGAAACAGGTTTCAGTGGTTATTACAGACTTGGATAATACTTTATACAACTGGTTTGACATTTGGTACTATCCATTTAACGCTATGCTTAATAAAATTGAAAAAATAAGCGGTATTAGTAAAGAAAATCTACTTCCTGAAATTAAGGAGATTCATCAAAAATATGGTACTGCCGAGTATGCTTTCTTGATTCAAGAGATTCCTTCTTTAAAAAGATTGCACCCCAATGAAGAATTGGTAAAAGTTTACGATGAGGCAATACACGCTTTTAATTCTGAACGAAAAAAGCACCTAAAATTATATGACGGAGTAAAAGAAACTCTTGAGTTTTTTAAATTAAAAGGTTGTCTTGTCGTGGCTTATACGGAGTCTATGGCATATTATACAAATTATCGGCTTAGAAAGCTTAAGCTCGACGGTATCATAGATATACTATATTCGTCGCAAGATCATAGATTGCATATAGAAAAAGAAGAAATAAGAAAATACTCTCCGGAAGAATATAAGTTTAAGCATACAAAACATAGATTTACACCTGTAGATGAAGTTAAACCAAACCCTGAGCTTTTAAAAGATATTATAAAGGATATTGACGCAAATTTAGATGAGTGTGTGTATATAGGAGATAGCCTTTTTAAAGACATAGTGATGGCTCAACATGCGTGTATAACCGATGTTCACGCAAAATATGGTGTGTCGCATAAAAAAAAGGAATATGAGTTATTAAAAAAAGTAACTCACTGGACAGATGAAGATGTTCAAAAAGAAAGGGAGTTAAAGGTTAAAGATGTTGAGCCATCTATTTCTCTAAACTCTTTTGACGAAATAAAAAAATTTTTTGAATTTATTCCTTTTCAAAAAAATATTAACAATAATATAAATCAAAATATCGTTGATATATGGAAACAAACTATAGATGTTCAAAAGCATTTCAATGACATTGCTCTTAAAATAAGATCGCTTGCAATTTCCATACTTGGAATATCAATAGGAGCATATGGGATAAAAGTAGGTAGTGAGGGAATTGATTCTTCAATAATCTCTCATATATCTTCTGCTTTATCATGTGCTTGGATTGCTTTTTTTATAATGGATAGACTCCATTATCATCCATTACTTATAGGAGCGGTAAAACAAGCAGAGAGTATAGAGAATAAGTACTTTCATATATTGCCGGAATTAGCACTAACAAAATCTATTTCAAATGAAAGTCCCTCTACGTTTTTAGGATTTAAAATACGTTCCGCTCAAAAGCTAAATACATTCTATTTGATAGGGCTTATTATAATAGCTGCCCCATGGTTAAAAGAGTTACTTATCGAAGTAATTAGTAAGTTTCAGTGA
- a CDS encoding class I SAM-dependent methyltransferase: MIILNNKIAVISNEQLANEAKILSEKLSVPLLAEQDIRNITDYFAVLVIDAEKISLQKTGKDAPGSIYVDFVSGKADHRRKFGGGKSQMLAKAVGLNKFKNPHILDATAGLGRDSFVLACLGCKVDMVERSPIINALLQDGLIRAKKEGGIPSIINNMSLTCEDSYSYISSLIRKPDIIYLDPMFPQRDKSALVKKEMRILKNILGTDEDSDKLLDISLEKAKRRVVVKRPRKSPHLMDKAPTYMMEGKANRFDVYTVDSKSYDSR; encoded by the coding sequence ATGATTATTTTAAATAACAAAATCGCCGTTATATCAAACGAACAGCTTGCAAATGAGGCTAAAATCCTATCTGAAAAACTTTCAGTCCCACTACTTGCCGAGCAGGATATACGGAACATAACGGATTATTTTGCGGTACTGGTAATAGACGCTGAAAAAATATCTCTGCAAAAAACCGGTAAGGACGCACCCGGTAGTATCTATGTTGATTTTGTATCCGGCAAGGCAGACCACCGCCGCAAGTTCGGTGGCGGCAAGTCGCAAATGCTAGCAAAGGCTGTAGGTTTAAATAAGTTCAAAAATCCGCATATATTAGACGCTACCGCAGGTCTGGGGCGGGATTCGTTTGTTCTTGCCTGTCTTGGTTGCAAAGTGGACATGGTTGAACGAAGCCCCATAATAAACGCACTTTTACAAGACGGTCTTATTCGTGCAAAAAAAGAGGGCGGGATACCTTCAATAATAAATAACATGTCCCTGACTTGCGAGGACTCCTATTCTTATATATCCTCGCTTATCCGAAAACCTGATATTATTTATCTTGATCCGATGTTTCCGCAAAGGGATAAATCGGCTCTGGTAAAAAAGGAAATGCGTATATTAAAAAATATATTGGGTACTGATGAAGACTCCGACAAACTCCTTGATATATCACTTGAAAAAGCAAAGCGTCGGGTAGTGGTAAAACGTCCGCGAAAGTCCCCTCACCTCATGGATAAAGCCCCTACTTATATGATGGAGGGTAAAGCCAATCGTTTTGATGTTTATACGGTTGACTCCAAATCCTATGATAGTCGGTGA
- the ppa gene encoding inorganic diphosphatase — MDISKIPVGKKAPEEVNVIIEVPLGADPIKYEMDKESGAIFVDRFLHTAMHYPCNYGFIPHTLSDDGDPADVLVVGRRPVIPGAVMPVRPIGVLLMEDESGMDEKVLAVPASSLHPFYDDVDEYTDLPKVLLDQIAHFFEHYKDLEPNKWVKIIGWKGKKEAHEIINKSIEMEKAA, encoded by the coding sequence ATGGATATCAGTAAAATACCCGTAGGCAAGAAAGCCCCTGAAGAAGTTAATGTTATAATAGAAGTGCCTCTTGGTGCCGACCCTATAAAATATGAAATGGATAAAGAGTCGGGTGCAATTTTTGTAGACCGCTTTTTGCATACTGCTATGCATTATCCTTGTAACTACGGTTTTATTCCTCACACATTATCTGATGACGGTGACCCTGCCGATGTTCTTGTTGTAGGTCGTCGCCCTGTTATACCGGGAGCTGTTATGCCTGTGCGTCCCATAGGTGTGTTGCTTATGGAAGATGAGTCGGGTATGGACGAGAAAGTGTTAGCCGTTCCTGCATCGTCATTACACCCTTTTTATGATGATGTTGATGAATATACGGATCTGCCGAAAGTACTGCTTGACCAGATAGCTCATTTCTTTGAACATTATAAAGACCTTGAGCCTAATAAATGGGTAAAGATAATCGGCTGGAAAGGTAAAAAAGAAGCTCATGAAATTATCAATAAGTCTATTGAAATGGAAAAGGCGGCTTAG
- the uvrC gene encoding excinuclease ABC subunit UvrC, with the protein MTNIKNGIKIIKKHLEAMPTSPGIYKMIDEGGTVLYVGKAKNLAKRVVNYTRPERLEYRIQAMISNVKKVEFITTKTEAEALLLESNLIKKFEPRYNILLKDGKTYPFILIESEKDFPRVVKHRGARKTKGKYYGPFASAGAVNTAISDLQKAFLLRPCSDSYFNNRQRPCLEYQIKRCSAPCVDYISKEEYAILVKQANDFMSGKSRAIQEELVRKMEEESRKFNYEKAAVYRDRIKALNQVQAKQTIGVTTLNDADIIGIANEGGVACIQVFFYRGGQHYGNRSFFPKNTAEQSDSDILNAFLCQYYQDNNIPPKDIIISENIEDKEFLEEFFSDSANYKVRITIPKSGDKKKLLDEANRNAKAALQQKLIGKTRQKDMLRKLAELFNMQSPPKRVEIYDNSHTFGQDQIGAMVVADEEGFNKKAYRRFNIRNKFMKGGDDYAMMEEVLTRRFKRLKMECPDKTAGIWPELVLIDGGAGHLTTVTKVFDSLGLTDDLTFVCISKGVDRNAGKEQFHMLGRDSFTLPKTDPAMYFLQVLRDEAHRFAIGSHRNKRAKSVTKSAFDEIPGIGPKRKKILLNHFGSAEDVKAATLEELEQASGIDKKMAEIIYNYFH; encoded by the coding sequence ATGACCAACATCAAAAACGGAATAAAAATAATAAAAAAGCATCTGGAGGCGATGCCCACCTCCCCCGGTATCTACAAAATGATAGATGAGGGCGGAACAGTTCTTTATGTCGGCAAGGCAAAGAATCTGGCGAAAAGGGTAGTAAATTATACACGCCCCGAACGGCTTGAATATCGCATACAAGCAATGATCTCCAACGTAAAAAAAGTAGAGTTTATTACCACCAAGACTGAGGCAGAGGCATTACTACTTGAATCCAACCTGATAAAAAAATTCGAGCCTCGTTATAATATACTGTTAAAGGACGGCAAGACCTATCCGTTTATCCTGATAGAGTCTGAAAAAGATTTCCCAAGAGTTGTAAAGCATCGCGGAGCAAGAAAAACAAAGGGTAAATATTACGGCCCTTTTGCATCGGCAGGAGCGGTAAATACGGCAATATCAGATTTACAAAAAGCGTTTTTGCTACGTCCATGCTCCGATAGTTATTTTAACAACCGCCAAAGACCATGCCTTGAATATCAGATAAAAAGATGTTCTGCTCCGTGTGTTGATTATATATCAAAGGAAGAATATGCAATTTTGGTAAAACAGGCTAATGATTTCATGAGCGGCAAGAGCCGTGCCATTCAAGAAGAACTAGTCCGGAAAATGGAAGAGGAAAGCCGTAAGTTCAATTATGAAAAAGCTGCTGTCTATCGTGACCGCATAAAGGCACTTAATCAGGTTCAGGCAAAACAGACAATCGGTGTGACCACATTAAATGACGCTGACATTATAGGGATTGCCAATGAAGGTGGCGTAGCCTGTATTCAGGTGTTTTTCTATAGGGGCGGACAGCATTACGGCAACCGCTCATTCTTTCCTAAAAACACCGCTGAACAGTCCGATAGCGATATATTGAATGCCTTTTTATGCCAATATTATCAGGACAATAATATTCCTCCTAAGGATATAATCATATCCGAGAATATTGAGGATAAGGAATTTCTTGAGGAATTTTTTTCCGATAGTGCCAATTATAAAGTAAGGATAACCATACCTAAATCAGGCGATAAGAAAAAACTTCTTGATGAGGCTAACCGCAATGCAAAAGCTGCTTTGCAGCAAAAACTTATCGGCAAGACAAGGCAGAAGGACATGCTGAGAAAACTTGCCGAATTGTTCAATATGCAATCGCCCCCCAAGCGTGTAGAGATATATGATAACAGCCACACATTCGGGCAGGATCAGATAGGTGCAATGGTCGTAGCGGACGAAGAAGGCTTTAATAAGAAGGCATACCGACGTTTTAATATCCGCAATAAATTCATGAAGGGCGGTGACGATTATGCAATGATGGAAGAAGTCTTAACACGCCGCTTCAAACGTCTAAAAATGGAATGCCCCGATAAAACTGCGGGAATATGGCCTGAACTTGTTCTGATAGATGGCGGTGCGGGACATCTGACCACGGTTACAAAGGTATTTGATTCTTTAGGCTTAACCGATGATCTTACTTTCGTATGTATTTCCAAAGGAGTGGACAGGAATGCGGGCAAAGAACAATTCCACATGTTGGGAAGGGATTCGTTCACATTGCCGAAAACCGACCCTGCTATGTATTTTTTGCAAGTATTGCGTGATGAGGCTCACCGCTTTGCTATAGGTTCACACAGGAACAAACGGGCTAAGTCCGTTACAAAATCCGCATTTGATGAAATTCCGGGTATAGGTCCAAAACGCAAAAAGATATTGCTAAATCATTTTGGTTCGGCAGAAGATGTAAAAGCTGCAACATTAGAAGAGCTGGAACAAGCATCGGGAATAGATAAGAAAATGGCTGAAATTATTTATAATTATTTTCATTAA